In the Rubrivivax gelatinosus IL144 genome, GCGGCTTCCTCGTCGAGCAGCTTCTGGTCGGCCAGTTGCGCGAAGAAGGTCATCACCTCGTGCTCGCTGATCTCGCGGCCGAAGCGGTCGGCGAAGACCGACAGCAGCTTCTCGGCGGTCTCGCAGCCGGGCAGCACCTCGAGCACGAAGAACTGCCACTGCTCGACGTCGTAGGTCTTGTCGGCGAGCTTGTCGCGCAGCACGTAGCTCGTCTTGTCGCCCCGGACGATGCGGAAGGCCTGGAGGCGGCGCGGCAGGTAGGCGGGCAGCGCCACCAGCTTGGTTTGGTCACTCATCGGGAGGTCGCGGTCGTGGGGGCGGTGGAGGCGGTGACGGCCGGCAGCGACCAGCCGCCGCCCAGAGCCTTGTAGAGGGAGACCAGCGCGTCGGCGCGGGCGTAGCGGGTCTGGTTCTGCAGCTGCTCGCCCGAGGCCAGCGAGCGTTCGGCGTCCAGGACCTGGAAGTAGTCGTCGCGGCCCAGCTCGTAGCGGCGCTGGGCCACATCCCGCTGGCGCACGAGCACGGCGACGTTCTCGTCGCGCAGCGCCATCTGCGTCTCGATCTTCTGCCGGCTGACGAGCGCGTCCTGCACCTCGTGCAGCGCGGTCTGCACCGACTTCAGGAACTCGACGGCGGCCTGGCGCTGCTGCGCCTCGGCCTCGCGCACCTGGCCGGTCAGCCGCCCGCTGGTGAAGATCGGGCCGAAGAAGCTCAGGCCGAAGCTGCCGAAGTTGGAGGTCAGCTTGTCCAGCGTGCCCAGCTCGGTGCTGGCGAAGCCCGAGCTGCTGGTCAGCCCGATGGTCGGATAGAACTCGGCCTTGGCGACGCCGATGCGCGCGTTGGCCGAGATCAGGGCCTGCTCGCGCTCGCGCACGTCGGGCCGCTGGGCGAGCAGGTCCGCCGGCAGGCCGCCGGGAACGACCGGCAGCTTCAGCGCCTGCAGCGTGCCGCGCGGCAGCGCCCCGGGGTTGCGCCCGGCGAGCGCGCCCAGCGCGTTCTCCAGCGCCGCGATCTCGGCTTGCTTGGCCGGCACCTCGGCGGCACGCTGCTGCCATTGCGAGCGTGCGTGCAGCACCGGCAGCTCGGAGCTGCCGCCGTTGTCGTAGCGCGATTGCGCCAGCGCCAGCGTGTCGGCCTCGACCTGCACGCTGCGCTCGAGCAGCTCGAGCTCGCGGTCCAGCGACAGCAGGCGCAGATAGCCGGACGCGGCCTTGGCGACCATCGCCATCTCCAGCGCGCGCCGGCCTTCCTGGCCGGCCATCAGGTTGGCCACCGCCGACTCGTCGGCGCGCCGCAGCTTGCCCCAGACGTCCAGCTCCCAGCGGATCGCGCCGGAAATCGTGTAGTTGTTGTCCACCGGCAGCGTGCCGCGGTTCAGCGGCTGCTGGCGGTTCTCGCTCAAGGTGTCGCGCGTGCGCTGGCCTTCGTAGCCCACCTGCGGCATGCCCTCGGAGCGGCTGATCTGCAGATAGGCGTCGAGCTGCTCGACGCGGTGGGCGGCGATGCG is a window encoding:
- a CDS encoding efflux transporter outer membrane subunit → MPVIRPLRSPVALAAAAFAALAALSGCTTGPDYRRPEVELPASYAAAASAPQAAAPRVLDTAWWSAFGDPQLDTLVRDVLANNPDIRIAAHRVEQLDAYLQISRSEGMPQVGYEGQRTRDTLSENRQQPLNRGTLPVDNNYTISGAIRWELDVWGKLRRADESAVANLMAGQEGRRALEMAMVAKAASGYLRLLSLDRELELLERSVQVEADTLALAQSRYDNGGSSELPVLHARSQWQQRAAEVPAKQAEIAALENALGALAGRNPGALPRGTLQALKLPVVPGGLPADLLAQRPDVREREQALISANARIGVAKAEFYPTIGLTSSSGFASTELGTLDKLTSNFGSFGLSFFGPIFTSGRLTGQVREAEAQQRQAAVEFLKSVQTALHEVQDALVSRQKIETQMALRDENVAVLVRQRDVAQRRYELGRDDYFQVLDAERSLASGEQLQNQTRYARADALVSLYKALGGGWSLPAVTASTAPTTATSR